The following proteins are encoded in a genomic region of Nicotiana sylvestris chromosome 4, ASM39365v2, whole genome shotgun sequence:
- the LOC138889546 gene encoding uncharacterized protein encodes MDTFNENHFNLDVDLIFLVLIPHLEVSIMYKIKEYITSVHQEYGCTITKRKAYLGCKHAFEIIYGVWDKSFSSLPKYMAVLKQFNPGTVVEWNHERSPRIPEYIFRFVFWAFKSAIDGFVHYHPVISIDGTHVYEKYDIKLLISIIVDANGQIFPLAFAICAHESEEM; translated from the coding sequence atggacacattcaatgagaatcacttcaacttggatgttgacttgatttttcttgtcttgattccacacttggaagtgtccattatGTACAAGATCAAAGAGTATATTACAtccgtccaccaggaatatgggtgtactattaccaaaagaaaggcatatctcgggtgCAAACATgcatttgaaattatttatggtgtctgggataagtcattttcaTCTCTACCCAAGTACATGGCCGTACTGAAACAatttaaccccgggactgttgttgaatggaatcATGAGCGGAGTCCGAGAATACCGGAATATATATTCAGATTCGTGTTCTGGGCATTTAAatcagcaattgatggttttgtgcattaccatcctgtaatttccatagacggtactcatgtctatgaaaagtatgatattaagttattgATCTCCATTATAGTAGatgccaatggacaaatatttccactagcttttgccatttgtgccCATGAAAGTGAAGAGATGTAG